The Methanoculleus taiwanensis nucleotide sequence ATGCCGAGTGTTGCGCTATGGGCGCTCTTCGCCGTCATCGTCCTTGCAGCCGTCATGTCCACGACCGACCGCCTGATGCTGACCGTCGGGACGATGTTTGCCTGGGACATCTACAAGAATATCCTCCGGCCGTCCGCACCCGACAAGGAGGTGCTCCTCGTCTCGAAGGTTGCCGTCATCATCGCAGCAGGCGGAACCCTCTGGCTTGCTGTCAGCCCGCCGCCGATGCTGGCATGGCTGATCTGGATGGGAATCGGGGTCATGCTCGCAACCTTTGCAGTCCCGCTTCTGGCCGGTCTGTACTGGCGGGGCGCAACCGCACAGGGAGCCATCGCCAGCATGGCGCTCGGCCTCGTCTCCGCCGCCCTCTTCGGCTACTGGCACCAGTTCGTGGCGAAACTCCCCGTTCACTTCAGCCTCTACGCCCTGATTATTTCAATCGCGACCATGATCGTCGTCAGCCTGCTGACCCGGAAGAACAGCGATACCGTCCTTGAGGAGACCATGACCGGGTGGTTCATCCAGCCACGGCCCGCCGGCATTCCCCTCCCCTCCCCGGGACCTGCTGCCGTCTCCCGGATCGAACCTCTGCCGGAGCTCGATGAAGAGATCCGGGAGAGAGAATAAACACCACTTTTTTCCTACCGACAACTCCTTCATGCCAGCGGCACGACGCCCACTGCATCCCGAAAAGCCGCTTCCGGCCGTGCGGGAGAACGGCATGCCCGGGAAGCGTCCGGTTCAAACGGGTACGGAGAATGAGAAACAGAAAGGCACTCCGGATAAACCCTTTTGCTATCGAACGAGATGACACGACGTTAAAAATATAATTAACTCGTTTATTTCCCCTGAAAATTTAGAAACCTTAATTTAGCGCTGCGATACTTACTCTAATCGGTGAATACCGGTGGCAGGTCAGATCAAACGCATGATCGAAACAATCATCCGGGAACGTGCAAACGGCAATCCGGTGCTGGAAAATACGACCCGTACAAAGCTCGTCATCAAAGGTTTTAATCCAGACAAGTATACGGCTACGTCCGAAGATGATCCGGCTAAGATTGCAGAGCTGAAGGTAATAGCAAAGGATATGGGAATAACACTATAGGTGGAGCCAGAGCATGAATGCAATTACTCTTTCGACAACCAAACCGTCCGTCAATGATGCTGTGAACGACCTGAAAGAACAGTGCGGCGATTTCAAACCGAAAATGCTGCTTTTCTTCGCTTCATCAGGCTACGAGCCCGGCTCTCTGGCCGGAGCAATGAAAGACGCCTTCGGCGATCTGCCGGTCTTCGGCTGTACAACTGCAGGCGAGATAGGAAACGGCTCTCTGCTGAAAGGGTCTATCGTGGCAATGGCGCTAAACGACCGCATTATCGAAGACCTTAAGGTGGGCGTCGTCCGCGATCTCTCGAATCCTGAAGGAATAAGAACTGTCTTCTCGGAGTTCGAGTCCTATTACGGCCAGCCAATGACAGAACTCGATTTTACAAAATACGTTGGCATCATTCTCATTGACGGCCTTTCCGGTGCCGAGGAGAGGACAATGGACAGGATCGGCGACCTGACCAATCTGCTCTTCGTCGGCGGGTCTGCCGGCGATGATCTCCGGTTTGCATCAACGTATGTCTTCGCCGATGGGAAGGCGTACACGAATGCCGCCGTGCTGGCGCTCCTGAAACCTGCGACGGAGTTCGACCTCATCAAAACGCAGAGTTTCATCGCCATGGATACGACGCTTCTTCCGACAAAGGTGAATGAAGAGGCGCGGGAAGTGCTCGAGTTCAACGGAAAACCGGCCTCTGTTGCCTACGCAGAAGCCCTCGGGGTCTCTCCCGACGATCTGGCGGCACACTTCATGCAGCACCCCGTCGGGCTCCTCGCAGGCGACGATATCTTTGTCCGCAGTCCGCGGCAGGTATCGGGAGAGAGCGTCTTCTTCTACTGTAATGTCAAAGAGGGGGTCGACCTCGCGGTACTTGAGTCGACGGATATCGTTGCCGACACCAGAGCTGCGGTGCAGGAAAAACTGCAGAAACTCGGCGGCATCTCCGCGCTCATCAACTTCAACTGCATCCTCAGGACGCTCGACCTCGAAGATAGGGGGCTTTCCGCCGCATACGGATCGCTCTTCTCGGATATCCCGGCGATCGGGTTCAGCACCTATGGGGAAGAGTACATCGGGCACATCAATCAGACGGCGACGATGCTCGTCTTCCACTAACCTTTTTTGATGAATTGCACCCCGCCACCCTCGAATTTCCTGAAGTGAACCCGAATGGCGGCAACCCGATGGCACGACCGGCCGCTACAAAAAGGAGTTTTCCATCGGGTGAAAAAGCCATCCGTCTCTGCTCCCGAGATCTATCACCCCAACCATCACTCCATCGCCGTTTCAGACCGTAAAACGCTGCATCATCACCTTGAGGCGGCAGGCCATCTCGTTCAGTTCGTGAGCGGCACTGTCGGCAGCCCCGAATAGGATATGCCGTCAGGTAGCAGGATGCGCAAAAATGATAATGGAAAACGGGGATCACCGGGCAACCGGCTGCGGGATCTCTGCGGCCTTCCGTTTCTTCACGGCCCGGTCATAGACCAGCCAGTTCTGCTCCCACCCTGCATTCTGATCGCGGAGCTGTTCGAGCACACGGCGCCGAATCTCATCCGTCGAGATTCCATCGTGCGCTGCCCGCTCTACACCCTGTGCAATCCGACGGGCATCTTCGAGCGGTGCGCCGGCCTTCACGGCGCTGACCGTGATCTTTTCGGGAACGAACGGCTCCCTCCTTCCATCTCGCTTGACGACGTCAACCATCGGGTATACCCCCCGCGCTGCCGTCGGGTTCTGCGGGAAGATAGCATTTTCGGTGATACGTCCTGGCTGCTGCCGAACCGTGATTGGCCGGCAGGCTTCAAACCAGCTCGTTTCTTCGGAGGAACTCCCGGATTTTACTCGACTCGACCCAGCCCTGATCGAGTTGCCGGATCAGGTCGTTGATCCTGACGACCTGCTCGCGGATCCTCTCCGCCACAACCTCGTCTTCGAGGAGATCCGCTCGTGACAGGATCACCTGAAGGGGGTGGCGGACGTGGTCGCCGAGGATCGCGAACTGTTCCATATTCTGCTCGATCTGGTCGAAAGCCTTCTTCTTAATCATCTCGGCCAGCTTGCGTTCGAGGATATCCCGGTTGACGGTTATGTATCCGGTTACGTGACCCCGGGCATCAAAGAGCGGGGTGATACTCGACTCGATATGAATCGGCTTACCGTCCCGGTGGTGGTGCACGGTCTCGGTCCGGTGCTGCCCGGTTGTTATCGCAGCATCGAAGATCTCTTTTGGCCCGGTATCGGGATTCTCCGGGCGAATGACATCCGATATACAGTGTCCGCGCACCTCGTCCGCGCTCCAGCCGTACATCTCTTCGGCGGCACGGTTCCACGCCGTCACGTTAAAACGCTCATCGGTGGCTATGACCGCATCGTTCACCCGGTCGAGGAGATACGCATGGTAAGCAAGATCGTTCTCCATCCGTTTCCGTTCGGTGATATCTTCAACCGTGCCGATGGTGCGGTACGGCCTGCCGGTCGCATCCCGCAAAAGCGAGGCGGAGAGGCGTCCCCAGATGACACGGCCGTCTTTCGTGACGTACCGCTTTTCGCTCCGGAACCGCTCAAGATCCCCGGCACGCATTGCCGTGTAGCGAACCAGGCTTGCTGCGAGATCGTCCGGATGGATGATCTCGTTTAAGTTCATTTCTGCAAGTTCCCCCGGGGTATACCCAAGCATCGCATGGAAGACCTGATTGCATTCGAGGATATGCCCGTCCAGATCCACAAGCACGATGCCGATGCCTACATTCTCGAAGATGCCGCGGAACCGATCCTCGCTCTCTTTGAGAGCGCACTCGTTCTTCTGCTGTTCGGTGACGTCATACGCCACGCCTGCGATGCCGACGAGCCTCGCCCGTGCATCGCGAAGGGGTTCGAGCGTCATCTCCCGGATATGCAGGACACCGCCGATGCTGAGGGAGACATTCTCGTGAATAACATCACCGGTCGTGAGCACCCGCTGTTTGAGCGCAGTCAGCCGGGCGGCATCCTCCGGTGAGAAGATCTCGCCGTCAGTCTTCCCGATCATCGCGGTGTCGGTCAGCCCGAACTGCTGGTTGTACGACCAGGTGTAGCGGAGATCCATATCCTGCGTAAAGACGACCACCGGTGAGTGATCAAGTGCGGTCTTAACATATCGAGCGTGCTCCGTATCGGTGACATCGCGGATCAGGACGGCCTGGTGCCCGCCTCTCCGGGGATGAACGGTGACGGAGACGAATCGTCCGGTGCCGGCTAAGTTTCGTATCCGGCAGGTGATCGGTTCCGGCTCCTCTCCCCCCGAGAGGGCGTCCGTAATGCACTGCGCCTGTGCATCCCCGGGCAGCGGTGCAAAGGCACCTCTGATAAATGCAAGGGCATCCGCTCCGATAACCTCCTCCTGCCTGATCCGAAGGAGATTCTGCAGGGCTCTGTTCATCCCGCATATTCGCCGCTCTTCGTCGAGTATCAGGACGGCATCGTCCAGGTCATCAGCTGCCACAGTGAAGAGCAGTGTGTCGGGTCGATCGGTGGATGTCATGGTTTCAATAGTGCCGGAACGCTTGTCCAGTAAGATTGATCCCCGGACGAAAAACTTTTGCTGTTATGTCTCCCGGCCGGATGCTTACCTGACATAGGGCCGTCAGCCTGACAGGAATCTCTCCGCTAACCCGGGATTCCAGCGATCTACCGGGCAGGCAAATGTTTTTCTGCAGATCGGCAGATTGAGGGGTTATGCCCCCGGAACCCCGGGAAGACCGCAGCGAACGGAATATCCGGACAGCTTTCTTCTTAAACCTCTCCTTTACGCTCCTCGAATTTATCGGCGGGGCATATACCGGGAGTCTTGCGATCACGGCCGACGCGCTGCACGACCTCGGGGACTCCTTCTCCCTCGGCCTCTCCTGGTTCTTCGAACGGGTTGCCCGCCGGGAGCGGACTTCAGCCTTCTCGTACGGCTACCGGCGTTTCTCGCTTCTTGCGGCGCTCATCAACGCCGTCATCCTCGTGATCGGATCGATCACCATCCTTGCCCTGGCTGTTCCCCGGATACTCGCGCCCGAGATGCCCGATGCCGGCGGAATGTTCGTATTCGCTCTCATCGGGATTGCGGCAAACGGGGCGGCGGCACTCCGCGTCCGGGGTGGAAAGACGCTCAATGAGCAGGCGGTGGCCTGGCACCTTCTCGAAGACGTCATGGGATGGGTCGCGGTACTCATCGTGAGCACCGTCCTGCTTTTCCGTGATCTGCCGGTTCTCGACCCGATCCTCTCGGTGCTGATCGCGCTCTTCGTCCTCTGGAACGTCGGCAAAAACCTCCGTAAGACGGTCGTGATCTTTCTCCAGGGTGTGCCGCCGACGATCACCCTCAACGAGGTCAGGACTGTGCTCACCGGCGTGCCCGGTGTTCTCGGCATCCACGACACCCACCTCTGGTCGCTCGACGGTGAACACCACATTCTGACCACCCATATCGTGGTCGGCGGGGACGGGGCATACGACGAACTGCAGGAGATTAAGTGCCGGGTGAAGGAGGCGGCCGCCGGGCTCGGGGTCTCTCACGCAACGGTAGAAATTGAACGGGAGGGGGAGCAGTGCCCTGTCCGGGAGGAGTACTGACCGGCATAGGGACAGCATAGTTTCAGGCTGACTGCCCAAATGTCGACCATCCACGTTTCTTTGTCCACGGTACTGCAGGCGGGCTTTCAGGAGGGAAAACTCATCCGGCAGGCGCGGTTCCGGCTCCGGAACGCTCAGGTCGGAAGGGCAGGGGCCGGCATGAAAAAGATTCTTGAACCAGGAAGAGCAATCGCATGCCGATGCCCCCGTGGCCTGACTGCTACAACC carries:
- a CDS encoding cation diffusion facilitator family transporter; protein product: MPPEPREDRSERNIRTAFFLNLSFTLLEFIGGAYTGSLAITADALHDLGDSFSLGLSWFFERVARRERTSAFSYGYRRFSLLAALINAVILVIGSITILALAVPRILAPEMPDAGGMFVFALIGIAANGAAALRVRGGKTLNEQAVAWHLLEDVMGWVAVLIVSTVLLFRDLPVLDPILSVLIALFVLWNVGKNLRKTVVIFLQGVPPTITLNEVRTVLTGVPGVLGIHDTHLWSLDGEHHILTTHIVVGGDGAYDELQEIKCRVKEAAAGLGVSHATVEIEREGEQCPVREEY
- a CDS encoding ATP cone domain-containing protein translates to MVDVVKRDGRREPFVPEKITVSAVKAGAPLEDARRIAQGVERAAHDGISTDEIRRRVLEQLRDQNAGWEQNWLVYDRAVKKRKAAEIPQPVAR
- a CDS encoding FIST signal transduction protein → MNAITLSTTKPSVNDAVNDLKEQCGDFKPKMLLFFASSGYEPGSLAGAMKDAFGDLPVFGCTTAGEIGNGSLLKGSIVAMALNDRIIEDLKVGVVRDLSNPEGIRTVFSEFESYYGQPMTELDFTKYVGIILIDGLSGAEERTMDRIGDLTNLLFVGGSAGDDLRFASTYVFADGKAYTNAAVLALLKPATEFDLIKTQSFIAMDTTLLPTKVNEEAREVLEFNGKPASVAYAEALGVSPDDLAAHFMQHPVGLLAGDDIFVRSPRQVSGESVFFYCNVKEGVDLAVLESTDIVADTRAAVQEKLQKLGGISALINFNCILRTLDLEDRGLSAAYGSLFSDIPAIGFSTYGEEYIGHINQTATMLVFH
- a CDS encoding PAS domain S-box protein, which codes for MTSTDRPDTLLFTVAADDLDDAVLILDEERRICGMNRALQNLLRIRQEEVIGADALAFIRGAFAPLPGDAQAQCITDALSGGEEPEPITCRIRNLAGTGRFVSVTVHPRRGGHQAVLIRDVTDTEHARYVKTALDHSPVVVFTQDMDLRYTWSYNQQFGLTDTAMIGKTDGEIFSPEDAARLTALKQRVLTTGDVIHENVSLSIGGVLHIREMTLEPLRDARARLVGIAGVAYDVTEQQKNECALKESEDRFRGIFENVGIGIVLVDLDGHILECNQVFHAMLGYTPGELAEMNLNEIIHPDDLAASLVRYTAMRAGDLERFRSEKRYVTKDGRVIWGRLSASLLRDATGRPYRTIGTVEDITERKRMENDLAYHAYLLDRVNDAVIATDERFNVTAWNRAAEEMYGWSADEVRGHCISDVIRPENPDTGPKEIFDAAITTGQHRTETVHHHRDGKPIHIESSITPLFDARGHVTGYITVNRDILERKLAEMIKKKAFDQIEQNMEQFAILGDHVRHPLQVILSRADLLEDEVVAERIREQVVRINDLIRQLDQGWVESSKIREFLRRNELV